The genomic stretch CGATCCGGAAGAATAATACTCCTCGGACGAAAGCGTTATCTGGTTCCCGTTGCTTTCGACATCTACTTCCCATTAGCACAACGCCCCCACCAGAACAACAGATAGGTAGGTGGACATACTAGGCTCTGCCTCTGGGACAGGCACAGGCACAGGCACAGGCACAGGATTGGGCGCACATATCGCCAACCCGGACGACGCCgcgagcaggaggaggtgacggGGGCGCATTGTCTACCTCGGCCCGTTTTGCGAACTAATTATCGTGACTGGTTACCTagaggtaggtaggtaggtaggtatcgACGGGTGGAAGGCGCCGAGACAGAGAGAGGAGGGTATCCAAAACAAGCACAAAAAGTCCACGTAACCGCCAGCAGAGTCAAAAACCTGGCGGCGGCTGAACGTGAACAACACGCGGGGTCCGGTCGGCCGTCGGAGCGGGAGGAGAATGGCAAGGCAGCTAGGTAGGTTATCAGGCAGCCACTTTTCCctctatctctctctctctctctctctctctctctctctctctctctctctctcttttctctctctctccgtCCCAACCTTCAAAAAAGGCAGCTCAGCAACACTTCGAAATGCGGTTGGTCGGCAGTGTACAGTCCAAGTCCGAGGACAGATggaaccaaaccaaacctgTTCTCCCAAACATCCGTCGATTCACTTCAGCTTCTCGAGTCAAAGGTTTCGAAAAACCGTGTCCTCAACAACACGCCACCACGAGAAATTACAAAACAATAGCtcccaaaaaacaaaagacagctccagaaaaagagaaacatCCCAATTCTTGAATACATCGCAAAGACCATGTTGCAAACTCCCTGCTATCCCATTCAGGACAAAACGACAaccgcccccccctccctcccccaccaccaactttCCCACACCCAATCAAAACCCCTACCGCACCAACTTGCACGGTATAGATCAAAAGAGCTTACGAggcctcccccctccaaaagaacccaacccctcatttcccacctacctacctaccgtGGTGATATCACGATAAGCTACAGCCTCGTCCGCTACTTCTTCAACTATAAGTCGTTTACCGGTCTATCTTCCTTTTCACAATAAGAGTTAACCTGCACCTTCCACATCTACAGTCCGACTAGTACTTGTCAGGCGACCACAATCTACGCAGTATCAATCGGTTTGCACTCTtcattcaccaccacctacaaACTTCTACATATATACCCTATATCCCTGACTGCCAACGCCCCAAAAaaccctcctcgcctgctTGCCCCATTCCCATATCTCCATGCCAATCTCCAATTGCATGTGCAGCTAGAAGTCTAACAGGTGATATGATGATATGCCATGATGTGCTGTCCCACAATGCCCCGTTGAAAGTTCGCAATGGATGTGAATCCCCAACCCTTAGCAAAAGAGGTACAAGTACAAAGTTTGCATGCCATGATCTCATCACACCCTCTGTCTCCCTTTCCCATCAATGAACCTTCAAGTCCCTTAGTAGTAAGTAGTCCGACAAAAAAAATCCCAAACTCCCTGCGCCGACCGACAGACCGACCCTAACCAATCATTAACCATAAatacccccccaccccaaaacccaaagaCAAGAAGCATGTAGTAaaagttgttgttgctgttccTCCTGTTGCAGAATAAATCCTTGAGCGAGAGCTCGTCTCTCTCCACCTTGACCCAACCGCACGATTTAAAAGTCATAGTCGCCATAAACATTACTCaacacaccccctccctctcccccctcaccgtcgtcccccattcccattcccattcccattcccattcccattgcCTCGGTCCCTAGTCCAGTGATCTCTAATCCATGAAgcaataccaccaccaccaccaccaccaccactactccCACCATTGCCACcgttgttattgttgttcGAAGACGATgacccctccctctgctgctgctgctgctgttgatcCCGTCCAGCAGACGTAAAGCTTGAAAAGTAACTCCGTCTGTTACTCTCCCCCGGAGTGCCGCTCCCGCTGTTATTCCCACCCCAGTTCTCatccctcggcctcgacggACTCCTCTGCCTAGATGACCTAGGCTCGGCAGTATCATCCTCAGGCCAGGCCCCGGGCGGAGAAGCCGAGCTACGGCgctgaccaccaccacctccagccaTACGTTCAAGTCGTTCCTGGTTCTCCTGCGGCGTCCTAACCCGCGAAGTGTAGCTGCTAAACAACGTCGGAATTTGATAGCCAGTCGAAGAACCCGacgctccttcttcctctggtCTGGGAGCAGTGGCTCGTGGAGAAAAGGTCGCAAACACTCGCGCGCCCTCGTTCGAAGATTGCCGAGGCTGTTGCGCATGTGATGACGAAGAAGCCGCCTGATCGGCACCAGGTGACCGCTgaccgctgctgctgttgtcaCCAGCGTTGTTCTCTTCTCGGTTCTCAATCGGCTTTCGGCAGATGGGGCAGGTATTGTGCTCTTTGAGCCAGAGGACGACACACTCGCCGTGGTACCAGTGGCTACACGGCAACACCGTCACCTCGTCACCCATCTTGAATTCATCGATGCAAATCGTGCACTCAGCTTTGCCCTCCGGCCCAAGCAGCTCGGCATCGactttcttcctctccaagctcgcAATCGCAGTCTCGGAAGCCGGCGGGGCAGCGTTCGTCTGAGGAGAATTCTCCATGAGCTGTGTGATGATTCTATCGAGCGCTTCCTGGGTGAACACAGCATCGCCATGAACCGCTGCGGCTGGGTTCATAATAGTCGAAAGCAACTGCTGCAGCccaaacacaccaccacccatcgGAGGGGGCCCAGCTGCTCTATTTCCGGGCTGACCTTGCTCCTGAGGGCCGCCCACATTAGGAACGCCCATAACGTGAGCCAACATCCTGTTGAGTGGATCACCGTCAGCAACATTGCCCCCTGTTACAAACGTCACGGTGCGATGTGGTCTAGAAtaatgatgacgatgatagggatggcgagggtgggaTCTAGCATACGGTCCAAAGAGAGGTAGAATGGGAGGCGGCTGGTCTGGCCTCACTCCTGGTCCCGAGACAAATGTAAATGTCGCCGAGTGAACGTGTCTTCccggctgtggtggtgatggggcgGCGCCGGCGCCAGGATTGTTGTTAGCACCCTGGCTCTCGCGAACGTGTCTACCGCCGCCCAGATCGTGCATAATAAGCTCGAAGAAACGGTTAAACACCTCATCGCCAGGTCGATTGTTATCCCCATCTGGCGCACCAGGTGACGGCGGGAACAAACCTCGTCCGAACGGGCTTCTAGCAGGGCCGCCGGGGAGATGATTCTCTATATCGTCTTCTTCGGGGTCCGAGTCCTCGCCAGCAGCATTGCGGCGAAAATAAGAGCCggagccaccaccactgagGCCGAGGCCACCAGCTTCGATACGAGGGTCGCTCTCTCCTGGCTCGACCTATGTCAAAAGTGTCAGCTTCGATCGATCGAACAAAACCGCTATCAGGGCGACTCACAATCTCTACAATCTCACTATGACATCTCGGGCACTCGGGCTCCAGTCTCGGCGGCTGCTCGTCACTATACCACTCGTGCGCGCAGGAATGACAATACACCACCTCTCTGCCGGCGTTGGCATCCAGGTGGCGTCGGGGCGGTCCCATCCCGAATGACGCCATGGCTGGCCGTTGAAACGGCGGGGGGGGGCGTGACTGCGACTGCAACTGGTGCTGGGTTCGTTGTAGAGCAGCGACAACGTCAGTGAGCCCTCTGATGATCTCGCCCGCGGTTATGCGAcgaggtggcggaggaggaggacgtcgGGAAGCCAGCTTGTAGGCTGCTGTGCTGTCTCGGGAAGTTTGTTAAAAGGGCAAATAAAAAGGCGACCGCGTTCCTTGTAAACGGTCGCTCCTCTGCGGAAGCAGAAAGACAACCGGCGAAGGCGAGAACCTTGATGTTAGGTATGGGGGGCCCGGGAAGTGGGGCGTCAACGGCGGAAGGAAATGGAAGCTCAAGCAATGATGCAACTGCCGTCAGCTCCCCGATTAGCTTGCTTCCTGGGCGCTCGGTCGGCCGATGGAATCACCGAGTCGCCCTTGTTGCTGCAAGACTGCTTTGTGTGTGCTTTATAGGGGCCTTCTTGGAGCTTTTAGGTTTCGATCTCCTTGCTCTTCTGATGTCGTTGATGTTAAAAGTGGAGGTAGAGCGATTGTAGGTGTAAAGGTCGAGGTGGGTAGTAGGGTAGACAGGGGTCTAAAATAGGTTCCAGGTCGTAATCAGCTCGATTATGTATGATGATGACTGAGAAGCTCTTCCAGGTACCAACGGGTATCAAATGACCCCATATCACCCTTAGCGCAAACCGACTTGaaataggtaggtagcttgggcagcagcaacttgTCCTGATTGCCACTGATTATGAACAGTCAGGTCGTGGCAAGGGGCGACGTAAGATGAAAAGGCTAGAAGATTGATGAAAAGACAAGAGCCACAGGTTCCAAGTTATAAGGGTATTTTCTCATATCGATAACTGGAGCCCGATGCTTGCTGTTCAGAGGGGCTACCTACTTCAAGGTGACATACATTGCATTTCATCCCAGCGACAGGTCTGATATGCCCAATGGCTGGCGCAAAACGAGGGGAATAATCTGTCTCAGCGAATCGCTCTATTGCTACTCTGAGTACTGCCAAACCCAATGTACAGTAACTATTCTACCTTGATGTGCTGCAAAGTAACTGAGGGGTAAGTAAGGCTAACTGGGAAGTGCCGAAACCCAGCGTGTTCCgatgtctctctctctagGTTGTTCCTGCAGCCAGATCGTCACTTCAATATGCCCAACTCGTCCTCTTTGAAGCATTGAAAATATCGGGTCTTCGGCAAACACAGTTTCAGCCATCCCCTATTTTTGCACATATGCTgcccccaaccccaggcTCAACCCCAGCCACACCTCAGGCAGAAAGAATCAAAGGCTCCCATTTGAACAGTGGCATTGCTTTGTCACGCTCATTACCCGGTAGTACCTATCAGAGAACCCCAGGTAAACCCGTATCCCAAATTACACAAACTCGTCGTCTCAAGAATACAAATACAGGTGTGTCTCCGCCCTTGCTGTCGTTATCGTTTCAAAGTCATAGTCATAGGTtatctcttcctccccaggtTTCTGAGCAGCACACCTCCAATAATACCCGCGGCAACTGCCACCCCGCTCACGATGGCCACGCCCATCAGCCCTTCCTTGGCCACCTTGTCGTCGATCAACGTGCGCAAATTCGAAGCTTGAAGGTTGGCAGGTTCCTTTTCGATAAGGAGGTCGTTGTATCTTCGCGCCTCGCCGTAGTTGCCGAGCTTGTAGTTTCCGAGAGCGAGATAGTAGAGGCACTCGCGACGCCGTTCTGGGGACGTTCGGAAGATTTCTGAGAGGAGCATCACGCCGAGGTGTTGCTCAGAGCGTACGTTCGACTTGACAAGGCCCTGTTTACTGTATTAGAACACCATTTAGTTTTCTCGTTGAGTCGAGATGCGCACCCAGGCATAGTTGAACTTTGTTTGCACTCCCACCATctcgccctccttctcataCTGTGCCCTGAGCACTCCGAGCTCTGATGGGCTCAGAGGGCTGTTTTCCTATAGTCAATACCTGTTTTCAAGCACTTCATGTTCTCGTACAAGCTTACGTTTCGGCATCGATAGCATCTGGAAGCATGGCTGTTAGCTACCTCAGCTATCCACTGCGGTGTCAGGTCACTCTCGGCCCATAAGAAAACCTACATGGTAATTGTGTCATGGTGGGCAAAACTCTCCCCAAAGAATAGCTTCCGAGTCAGTCTGTTTCTGGCAGGGTCGGACaggatggagaagaaggttgttGAATGCGGCCGGTTTCTACCTTTCAAAAagccttgttcttgttctgcTCTGTTCTGCGCTTTGGCTGCAGGCGGCGGCTGAAGCTCGGGCCCTTTCCTTGGTGTGTGCCCACACGGGTGCCCAAGTGATCGATGACGAAGCACCTTGCCGCTTGCCGTTAGTAGGACAACGGAGGCGCGATAAGCTGATAAGAGCAACCCCACGTTTTAGTACCCTGTCACTGTGGTGATGCCAAGACGTTAGAACAACAATTGCTTTCCAGCGGCAGCTTTGCGACGCGACAGCGCATTAAATTCAATCCCTTTTTTACACATCAACCAACCCACACACACGACCATCGCCTGCAACCACGCACGCAAGTGCAATCGCAACTACAGTCACAACACTCAAAAAACATTATACAAGCAGCACAAACCCTCAAATCTCATCTAGCCATAATACtcaacaaacaccaccactcctGTTCAATCCAACCCtacatcacccccctccactgCCCCCTTCAAAAAGCAGCCCAAAATGCTCCTAGAAGAAgacccctccctcctaaTCCGCCACACAATCACAAACTTCAACACCGCCCCCGACCgcctcgccatctcccgcATCTCCGAATCCCTCTCTACCCTCGCCCAAGCCCGCGACCTCCGCATCCGCGAAGCCGAATCCTCCCTCAAAAAACTCTCCCGCCagctctccaccctctccaaccaaCACCGCGAGCTAACCTCCACCcactcctccgccgcccacGCCTCCGAGATCTCCCGCCTCGACACCCAAAAGTTCCGCATCGCAAAGTCGGCTTCAGACCTCGAAATGGAAACGGAGCGGCTGCAGGGCCAGCTGGACGAGTTGAACGCCAGGCTCCAAGAGCTGGAGATGCagggtgttgatggcggggatggggttgaaggagtaAGAGGTGGGGACGgcggggtggaggatgaggtgctgCTGAGGCTAAAGGTGTATaggagtttggggatggagttggagaagagtgatgatgggagtgggaagaaggatggagggggagagttTAACAGGGTCGTGTTGAGGAATGATAAGAGGGGGGATGTTCATGTTGTCAAGATTGATGGGGGGTTTTCGAGGTTTTTCTATGCGAATTACTTTTGGCAGAATCTTTGATGGGATGTTGTTGGAATACgtggaaaaggaaaaggcgtTTGGAGTTTGATACCACGGGCATGGCATGTACACGATTTCGTCTCAaaagaggaaggaaagaTTGTACAATTACTGTTCAATCAATTCGAGCAGAGATGCCGCTTTTCATTATCGTTATTTACCCTTGGATTCCTCTGCCTTGTTCTAATTCCTCGCTATGATTGCCCAGGATCATACCCAAATACGCCGGAAACGCTCAAGTTTGTACACAGAATATCTACAGTACACCTTTTCTCGCTCAGGCAGCCGGAGTCTTTCTCACCGACCTCGGACTCAGCAAGTCATGGCTAATCCTCGACTCCATCTCCAGCGTCGTGAACGCCGGTGGGGGGATTGGAAACGTCTGGTTCAGCCTCACCGTCGAAGCATTCGGCGTCGGCCCCGCAGTCCTTGCCTCAAACCCACCTGTTGAAGCGAGCCAGTCATGGTTGATATCGTTCATTatcgtccccctcctcgatCCGCTTCTCGGGGTAAGATAGGACCCGCTAGGGCTAGGCATCGGCCCTGCACTATGTGAACGGGAATGGCCGCGGGTGAAGGGAGCTCGTCCTTCACGTACGAGTTCAAGGCGAGAGTTGATGCTGGTCCAGTCCGAGTCGCTGCCGTTGTTGTCGAGCCTCCACCCGCCAATGCCTTCATAGTCACGGTCCAAGCCGACAGATGGGGTGAGGACTGCGTCGGCAAAGGTAGCCGGGGGGAGGCTTGCGTCGCCAAAGGTGgctggggtgatggtggtgatgtcgttgAGAACTTGGTTTTCATGGATGGGAGTGATCGTCCCCGGTGAGGAAATAGATACCTGGCTGGAGGAGCGCCTGGAGTGTTTCCTGAAACCGTAGCTGGATTTTCGGCGGGGGGAGATGTACCCTGAGTTGGGGTGACCGGTTGTTTGAGGgaagggagaaggggggctGTGGCTGGAAGAGCTGGAACGGGCGCTGGAAAGTGGTGATGCCGGCGTCCTCCAGCCGTCACCGCGGGAATAGCGGCGTTGACTGTCTGCCGAGGATAAGAAGGAGGACTTGCTCTTGCCGCGCAGGAAGTACTGTGGCACGAAAGCGAGGGCGATATCGAGGTAGACGATGGCCGCCCTGAACATCAATACTGAAAAGGCGAGGGCGGAGGTCACGCCTGCGAATATGGCCAGTGGGAGGGTGAACATGAATAGGAAGGGGACCACAAGGCCATGTACGGGGTTGATGAGAGCCATCTTGTTCAATTGATGACTCCTATGGGCTTGGAATGAAACGAGAGAAACTCCAGAACTCGAGCTGGACGAGAGAAGGAGGGCCGACAATTGGTTATTATGGGCGATGCATGGCGCGATAGGGGAGCGGCATGTTATCTCGCTCCAAACACGCAACTTGTTAAGGTTAGGGGGAAAAAAGTCGAATGCAGGTGCTAGATAAGGGCAGACAAAGAATAATACGGCCGGACGGCGACCGACGGCTTAAGTTGTCCCTTGACCTCCGCTGTGAAGCAGCTCAGACGCTGTCTCCCGTCTCCGGGCATGTGAAGGCCAAGCCGTGGGAAGCTTGGAGGGGCATTCCCAGTAGTGCCAGGAATCCCTGGCGCAGCTCACGGGAAGACAGGGGTTTGGCGGGTCCGTCTTGGCATCGTATGTGTTCCACTTGCAAAACTCGGACGCTTTGAAGAAAATCATCAGCGGAACGTGCCGAGGGAGAAAGAGTTTGGGGAGAGATCTTCCAGTCTAAAGCGTTGGGCCCTGTTTCGATATTATTAGCATCACGATTAGGTTTGGCTATCTCTTGACAGTCGAGGGGCTTGTCTAGGAAGGTATATCAAAGATGTCGGTAAGGTGTGGGACTTGATGTTTCAAAGTACCTTTAAGTTCAACATCAGAACTCCAGGGGATGCCACAAAATCAAAAAAACTCCTTCTTGACACAAGTTCCTTCCAGCCCCATAAACGAAGAAAATGGAATCAAAAAGACGGCAAACGgctcacagcagcagccttgacTCGCGTCCAGGAAGCGCTCAGCCCTAACGGCTGATGCCAAGACCCTGAGGGTTATAAGCGGGGGAAGCTGGTCAAGATCAATTCCACCCTTGACATCATCACGACCCAAGTCCAACTGACAGCTTGAACCCAAGAGGATTGAAACGACCCCGGACATCAGTCATCCAACATCGGCAGACACAATGTGTGGTCCAAGCGAAGGCCAATCCCGCAGCCatgagaggaggagtggcacagacgacgacggcgactTTCCCTGGGACTTGGGGGTGTGCGATGCCCATTGTCACCCAACCGACACCATGACCTCCATTGAGAGTATCAGCAGCATGCGCGCACGTGTCTTGACAGCCATGTCCACTCGCTCGCAAGATCAAGGACTCGTGGCATCGGTTGCCGCCGAGCATGGCATCAGAGACCGCTCCGCGCTAGTGTCAGACTGTCAAGAGGCGCCACGCAAAATCGTGCCGGCCTTTGGCTGGCACCCATGGTTCTCACACCAGCTGTTCGATGACACGGCGGGGAATGGCGGCAACAGTACCTATGACCCGTCGAGCTCATCGTTGGCCGAGCAAAAAGCCAAGCACTACGAGGCCGTGTTGTCTTCCTCCCCAGATGCCAAGTTCGTCGCTTCTCTCCCGGACCCAAAACCTTTGAGCGGCTTCTTGGCCGAAACGAGGCAGCGGTTGGAGGAGAACCCGCTGGCTTTGATCGGTGAGGTGGGTTTGGATAAAGCCTTCCGTTTGCCGTCTGCttggaaggaggatgagcaaCAGGAACGGGACGAGGGGCTTACTCCGGGCGGGAGAGAAGGCCGCCTCCTGAGCCCATACCACGTCAAGATGCCACACCAGACCCAGATTCTCACAGCTCAACTGCGACTTGCTGGCGAGTTGGGTCGTGCTGCTAGCGTTCATGGAGTCCAGGCTCACGGAGTTCTCTTCGACGCCATCTCGGCACTTTGGAAAGGTCATGAGAAAGAGGTCGTGTCTCGTCGGAAACAGAAAATGGTGGCCAAGGGCGCCGAGGACTTTTCATCGTCgagcgaagaagaggaggacgaagacgacattTGGGCAGAGATCAATGGTCAAGCGCCAGCCGTCAAGCCGAGGCAGAAAAAGTACAAACCGAAGCCGTTCCCTCCGCGGATATGTTTGCATTCTTTCAGCGGGTCGGCCCAAGTGATGAAACAATATCTTCATCCGGCGGTGCCCGCGACAATGTACTTTTCGTTTTCGACTGTCATCAATCTTGCCACGGCAGGCGGCAAGGACAAGTTTCCTGAGCTGGTCAAGACCTGCCCCGATGACAGGATTCTCGTCGAAAGCGACTTGCACACGGCTGGTGAGGATATGGACTACTACCTCGAGGACATTTGCAGAAAGATCTGTGAGATCAAAAAATGGACGCTGCAGGAGGGCATCGAGAAGCTGAGGAATAACTATGAAGAGTTCATCTTTGGCCCGGCCTGAGCGGTCGTTGTTGTTACTACCTCCTGTAACAACTTCAGATGTTGATATTCAGAATCATTTCTTCTAGGATCATAGCGGCACAGCGACATATAACTTCACACTATAAAATTGCAGTTGATTCATAGCCCGTCAGTTGCTCGTATCCAGGATGATGGATTATCCCCCCATGGTTCTGATTACGTGATCATACAGGTTGAACCCCCAACCTCGGTGCCGTGATGCCGAGCTCCTGCTCTCGGTCGACTGGCCCGACGACAAAATCCCATGAATTGTTGGAGGTCATACAACATCCGCACAGATGACCAAGAGTGTCGGGTGAGGGCAATGGCTTGAGGTATATAGCTCAACCAAGTTTTATATCTCGCAGTAGTTTGGTCAACACCTGGGCAACTGCCG from Podospora pseudopauciseta strain CBS 411.78 chromosome 3, whole genome shotgun sequence encodes the following:
- a CDS encoding hypothetical protein (COG:O; EggNog:ENOG503P6FH) yields the protein MASFGMGPPRRHLDANAGREVVYCHSCAHEWYSDEQPPRLEPECPRCHSEIVEIVEPGESDPRIEAGGLGLSGGGSGSYFRRNAAGEDSDPEEDDIENHLPGGPARSPFGRGLFPPSPGAPDGDNNRPGDEVFNRFFELIMHDLGGGRHVRESQGANNNPGAGAAPSPPQPGRHVHSATFTFVSGPGVRPDQPPPILPLFGPMLAHVMGVPNVGGPQEQGQPGNRAAGPPPMGGGVFGLQQLLSTIMNPAAAVHGDAVFTQEALDRIITQLMENSPQTNAAPPASETAIASLERKKVDAELLGPEGKAECTICIDEFKMGDEVTVLPCSHWYHGECVVLWLKEHNTCPICRKPIENREENNAGDNSSSGQRSPGADQAASSSSHAQQPRQSSNEGARVFATFSPRATAPRPEEEGASGSSTGYQIPTLFSSYTSRVRTPQENQERLERMAGGGGGQRRSSASPPGAWPEDDTAEPRSSRQRSPSRPRDENWGGNNSGSGTPGESNRRSYFSSFTSAGRDQQQQQQQREGSSSSNNNNNGGNGGSSGGGGGGGGIASWIRDHWTRDRGNGNGNGNGNGNGGRR
- the FIS1 gene encoding Mitochondrial fission 1 protein (EggNog:ENOG503P1Y3; COG:M; BUSCO:EOG09265A4E); the encoded protein is MTQLPYAIDAETPLSPSELGVLRAQYEKEGEMVGVQTKFNYAWGLVKSNVRSEQHLGVMLLSEIFRTSPERRRECLYYLALGNYKLGNYGEARRYNDLLIEKEPANLQASNLRTLIDDKVAKEGLMGVAIVSGVAVAAGIIGGVLLRNLGRKR
- the spc24 gene encoding putative kinetochore protein spc24 (COG:S; EggNog:ENOG503P1JU) is translated as MLLEEDPSLLIRHTITNFNTAPDRLAISRISESLSTLAQARDLRIREAESSLKKLSRQLSTLSNQHRELTSTHSSAAHASEISRLDTQKFRIAKSASDLEMETERLQGQLDELNARLQELEMQGVDGGDGVEGVRGGDGGVEDEVLLRLKVYRSLGMELEKSDDGSGKKDGGGEFNRVVLRNDKRGDVHVVKIDGGFSRFFYANYFWQNL
- a CDS encoding hypothetical protein (EggNog:ENOG503P6EM); the encoded protein is MALINPVHGLVVPFLFMFTLPLAIFAGVTSALAFSVLMFRAAIVYLDIALAFVPQYFLRGKSKSSFLSSADSQRRYSRGDGWRTPASPLSSARSSSSSHSPPSPFPQTTGHPNSGYISPRRKSSYGFRKHSRRSSSQVSISSPGTITPIHENQVLNDITTITPATFGDASLPPATFADAVLTPSVGLDRDYEGIGGWRLDNNGSDSDWTSINSRLELVREGRAPFTRGHSRSHSAGPMPSPSGSYLTPRSGSRRGTIMNDINHDWLASTGGFEARTAGPTPNASTVRLNQTFPIPPPAFTTLEMESRISHDLLSPRSVRKTPAA
- the scn1 gene encoding Cut9-interacting protein scn1 (EggNog:ENOG503NY4H; COG:L; BUSCO:EOG09262X01) — encoded protein: MCGPSEGQSRSHERRSGTDDDGDFPWDLGVCDAHCHPTDTMTSIESISSMRARVLTAMSTRSQDQGLVASVAAEHGIRDRSALVSDCQEAPRKIVPAFGWHPWFSHQLFDDTAGNGGNSTYDPSSSSLAEQKAKHYEAVLSSSPDAKFVASLPDPKPLSGFLAETRQRLEENPLALIGEVGLDKAFRLPSAWKEDEQQERDEGLTPGGREGRLLSPYHVKMPHQTQILTAQLRLAGELGRAASVHGVQAHGVLFDAISALWKGHEKEVVSRRKQKMVAKGAEDFSSSSEEEEDEDDIWAEINGQAPAVKPRQKKYKPKPFPPRICLHSFSGSAQVMKQYLHPAVPATMYFSFSTVINLATAGGKDKFPELVKTCPDDRILVESDLHTAGEDMDYYLEDICRKICEIKKWTLQEGIEKLRNNYEELNPQPRCRDAELLLSVDWPDDKIP